Proteins encoded together in one Scheffersomyces stipitis CBS 6054 chromosome 5, complete sequence window:
- a CDS encoding predicted protein: MNKENTPSTPGKAVANVASPVEYSPSKILKSISPNKSSSSVGKLNFLQSDNLDEHFDHIHNSHQVISHQLYNLEVQTKQTHVDLGQLFDRSKNNNQHLNKLLENIANYSTEVITEGNATKLDIKGLTEKLDSLSETQNGKVLLALEKSLAEIKTLESLQMSKGSQVEPEQIANIESKVTSLSDQLKQLHSTNKSANDSGIEIKQQICSRIQEQSQILQDKLPELIYSKIDAKLETKSQNDTKSFDNLSTQLESITNSLPDSDLVRQIIDPIVAELRSVSLDQRSLSLLENILNRLGDKKSENDLHDEFFLDVRSGLKSIDSLITSKNDQIDSLSKKYDAQERALIELRETQKLQRSHDDLELKISQLDSKYQLLTTAYQKKYEDFKNLHQQYKSLESNIERLQIATPPPNKVKKLAKVRQLHESKLNEIYESQYDSKNNANRRF, from the coding sequence ATGAACAAGGAAAATACGCCTTCTACTCCAGGCAAAGCCGTTGCAAATGTTGCCAGTCCTGTGGAGTACTCACCTTCCAAGATTCTTAAATCGATTTCTCCCAACAAGAGCAGTTCCAGTGTTGGcaagttgaactttttgCAAAGCGATAATCTTGATGAGCACTTCGATCACATCCACAATTCACATCAGGTGATTCTGCATCAGTTGTACAACTTGGAGGTTCAGACCAAGCAGACGCATGTAGACTTGGGCCAATTATTTGACAGGCTGAAGAATAACAATCAACATTTGAAcaagcttcttgaaaacaTAGCCAACTACTCGACTGAAGTAATAACAGAGGGAAATGCAACCAAACTAGATATTAAAGGTCTCACTGAGAAATTGGATTCATTGAGTGAAACCCAAAATGGTAAAGTGTTGCTTGCTCTAGAAAAGTCTTTGGCTGAAATCAAGACTTTGGAAAGCTTACAAATGCTGAAAGGGTCACAAGTTGAACCTGAACAAATTGCGAACATAGAATCCAAAGTGACGTCTCTTTCAGACCAGTTGAAGCAATTGCATTCGACGAATAAACTGGCAAACGATTCGGGCATAGAAATAAAACAACAAATATGTAGTagaattcaagaacaatCCCAAATATTGCAAGACAAATTGCCAGAATTGATATATTCCAAGATTGACGCCAAGCTTGAAACAAAATCCCAGAACGATACCAAATCTTTCGATAACTTGCTGACTCAATTGGAGTCTATAACGAACAGTTTGCCAGATAGTGATTTAGTAAGACAGATTATAGATCCCATTGTAGCTGAGCTCAGGTCTGTATCCCTTGATCAAAGATCActtctgttgttggaaaacatTTTGAACAGACTAGGTGATAAGAAGTCGGAGAATGACCTCCATGACGAGTTTTTCCTCGATGTGAGGTCTGGTCTCAAGTCGATAGATCTGCTCATTACATCGAAAAACGACCAGATAGACTCATTGAGTAAGAAATACGATGCACAAGAAAGAGCATTGATAGAACTTCGGGAGACACAAAAGTTGCAACGGTCACATGATGACCTTGAGTTGAAGATAAGTCAATTGGACAGCAAGTATCAATTGTTAACTACCGCTTATCAAAAGAAGTACGAAGATTTCAAaaatcttcaccaacaataCAAATCTCTCGAATCCAATATTGAACGATTGCAAATAGCGACTCCACCGCCAAACAAGGTAAAAAAGTTAGCCAAGGTAAGGCAACTTCATGAATCTAAATTGAACGAGATATACGAGTCCCAGTATGATTCGAAAAATAATGCTAACAGGAGATTC
- the FET3.1 gene encoding Multicopper oxidase (multicopper ferro-O2- oxidoreductase involved in high-affinity iron uptake~go_function copper ion binding), whose translation MKLTSFLLFSFITSLVCAETHTWWFETGWVDANPDGTFERKMIGFNNSWPLPTLRVKKGDRIQLYLINGFETENTTLHFHGLFQEGSNQMDGPEYVTQCPIPAGQTYLYNFTVTQVGTFWYHSHTQGQYGDGMRGVFIIEDDDFPYKDDYDEEVVLTLSEHYHDTATVLVPSFLSRFNPTGAEPIPQNTLFNESRNVTWQVEPNKTYLVRIINMGGFVSQYLYMEDHEFTIVEVDGIYVEKNTTDLLYITVAQRYTVLITTKNDTSRNYAFMNKIDDDMLDVIPSDLILNSTNYIVYNQTAFEEEAPSEYFLDSIDDYFDDFYLRPLNNATLLDDPDYTVTVDVVMDNLGNGVNYAFFNNITYTAPKTPTLATVFAAGDDNTNPIVYGTNTNAFVLQKDDIVDIVLNNQDTGKHPFHLHGHVFQLIERHEEIPDTESPVAFNISDHAEWPEHPMSRDVVYVRPQSYIVMRFKADNPGVWYFHCHIEWHLDQGLALTLIEDPQGIVSDSRQALTDDFKDACSAHGIPLDANAAGNSVDMLDLSGENVQHKPLPSGFTARGIVALVFSVIAAFLGLAAIAVYGMADIKDVEERVARGLDVDIDDDDDQEEESNVANEGGYTQASNQQQ comes from the exons ATGAAGTTGACTTCGTTTTTGCTCTTTTCCTTCATCACATCGCTCGTATGTGCCGAAACCCATACCTGGTGGTTCGAGACCGGCTGGGTCGATGCCAACCCCGATGGTAcctttgaaagaaagatgaTTGggttcaacaactcgtGGCCCTTGCCTACTTTGAGAGTCAAGAAGGGCGACAGAATCCAATTGTACTTGATCAACGGCTTCGAAACCGAGAACACCACTTTGCACTTCCACGGCTTATTCCAAGAAGGTTCCAACCAGATGGATGGACCTGAATACGTTACTCAATGTCCAATCCCTGCTGGCCAAACCTACTTGTATAACTTCACAGTGACTCAGGTAGGTACTTTCTGGTACCATTCGCATACCCAAGGTCAGTACGGTGACGGTATGAGAGGTGTGTTCATCATCGAGGATGATGACTTCCCCTACAAGGATGACtacgacgaagaagtcGTCTTAACTCTTAGTGAGCACTACCACGACACTGCTACTGTCTTGGTTCCAAGTTTCTTATCGAGATTCAACCCTACTGGTGCTGAACCTATTCCTCAGAACACGTTGTTCAACGAATCCAGAAACGTCACATGGCAAGTAGAGCCCAACAAGACCTACTTGGTGAGAATTATTAACATGGGTGGTTTTGTATCGCAGTACCTCTACATGGAAGACCATGAATTCACCATCGTAGAAGTAGATGGTATCTATGTCGAGAAGAACACCACTGACTTGTTATATATCACTGTTGCCCAACGTTACACTGTGTTGATCACTACAAAGAACGACACATCAAGAAACTACGCTTTCATGAACAAGATTGATGACGACATGTTGGATGTAATTCCATCcgatttgattttgaattctACCAACTACATCGTCTACAACCAGACGGCtttcgaagaagaagctccTTCTGAGTACTTCCTCGACTCTATCGATGACTACTTTGATGACTTCTATTTGAGACCATTGAACAACGCTACCTTGTTGGACGACCCAGACTACACCGTTACTGTCGATGTGGTTATGGACAACTTGGGTAACGGTGTCAACTAcgctttcttcaacaacatcacTTACACTGCTCCTAAGACTCCTACTTTGGCCACTGTGTTCGCTGCTGGTGACGACAACACTAACCCAATCGTATACGGTACCAACACCAATGCTTTTGTGTTGCAGAAGGATGACATTGTCGACATTGTTTTGAATAACCAGGACACTGGTAAACATCCCTTCCATTTGCACGGTCATGTTTTCCAATTGATTGAGAGACACGAAGAAATTCCAGACACCGAATCACCTGTTGCTTTCAACATCTCTGATCACGCTGAATGGCCAGAGCACCCAATGTCTCGTGATGTTGTCTATGTTAGACCTCAATCGTACATTGTGATGAGATTCAAGGCAGACAACCCTGGTGTTTGGTACTTCCATTGTCATATTGAGTGGCATTTGGATCAAGGTTTGGCTTTAACTTTGATTGAAGACCCTCAAGGTATTGTTTCTGACAGTAGACAAGCTTTGACTGATGACTTCAAAGATGCCTGTTCTGCCCATGGAATCCCTCTTGATGCCAATGCTGCTGGTAACTCTGTGGACATGCTCGACTTGAGTGGTGAAAACGTCCAGCACAAACCATTGCCAAGTGGATTCACTGCCAGAGGTATTGTAGCATTGGTCTTCTCTGTTATCGCTGCTTTCTTAGGTTTGGCCGCTATTGCCGTTTACGGTATGGCTGACATCAAGGACGTCGAAGAAAGAGTCGCTAGAGGCTTGGACGTCGACATcgatgatgacgatgaccaagaagaagaatcca ACGTTGCCAATGAAGGTGGCTACACCCAAGCCAGcaaccaacaacaataa
- a CDS encoding predicted protein: protein MSTCNSTPSFNFDLNNLLNQVNSNVSALVRRKHVNSDGLTANQTTSGPVSSAKTKPKSVAHQYKRSTHPTSVPLNRLFKNQFPLSIRESFDDYSYRRDPLKFQHTLLSALPFFPEPDVTGRSSQVIQTVIDEEGNYINEFVIYPPGKSEADTKTLNHLIMVHGYGGGLGFFLKNFDKISTVDNWCVHAIDLLGYGCSSRPPFKLEKEDIHSVDNWFHDSYEAWLRKRNLYDLPPSQVLVMAHSMGAYLMGTYGIKRNPDFCHKLLMVSPGAIIKHRKPVPVPLYFAKLWEQNISPFVLVRKTGPLGSKIVSGWSSRRFAKLTRQEATWLHKYAYGIFSSPGSGEYMLNYLLAPGADARFPLIERGIHKLRCKLGWWYGKEDWMDVKGGQLCSNIINNYYHDPHRSEIIEVDDSGHHIYLDNIDKFNELLTNEMKQMNEELKSEST, encoded by the coding sequence ATGTCAACGTGCAACTCGACACCTAGCTTCAATTTCgatttgaacaacttgttaAACCAGGTGAACTCGAACGTTTCTGCTTTGGTCCGTAGAAAACACGTCAATAGTGATGGGCTAACTGCCAACCAAACTACATCTGGTCCAGTTTCTTCTGCGAAAACGAAACCGAAATCAGTTGCTCACCAGTATAAGAGATCGACCCATCCAACCTCCGTTCCACTAAATAGGTTGTTCAAAAACCAGTTCCCACTCTCAATCAGAGAGTCGTTTGATGACTATTCGTATAGAAGAGATCCTCTCAAGTTCCAGCACACTTTGCTCCTGGCTTTGCCCTTCtttccagaaccagatgTAACGGGAAGGTCTTCACAAGTGATCCAGACTGTGatcgatgaagaaggaaattATATAAACGAGTTCGTCATCTATCCGCCAGGTAAATCTGAAGCTGATACCAAGACATTGAACCATCTCATAATGGTCCACGGCTACGGTGGAGGTCTCGGATTTTTCCTCAAGAACTTTGACAAGATTTCCACTGTAGATAACTGGTGTGTTCATGCCATCGATCTCCTTGGCTACGGGTGTTCTTCGCGTCCGCCGTTCAAGcttgagaaagaagatatCCATAGTGTAGACAACTGGTTCCACGACTCGTACGAAGCCTGgttgagaaagagaaaccTCTATGACTTACCCCCTCTGCAAGTCCTTGTAATGGCCCATTCTATGGGTGCGTACTTGATGGGTACATATGGCATCAAGAGAAATCCCGATTTCTGCCATAAGCTCCTTATGGTATCACCAGGTGCCATCATCAAGCATCGTAAGCCAGTTCCCGTTCCCTTGTACTTTGCCAAATTGTGGGAGCAGAACATTTCTCCATTTGTATTGGTGAGAAAGACTGGACCGCTAGGTTCTAAAATCGTTAGTGGCTGGTCTTCCAGACGTTTTGCCAAATTGACAAGACAAGAAGCCACCTGGCTCCACAAGTATGCCTATGGTATCTTCCTGAGCCCCGGCTCGGGTGAATATATGTTGAACTACTTGCTTGCACCAGGGGCAGACGCCAGATTTCCATTGATAGAGAGAGGCATACACAAGCTTCGGTGCAAATTGGGATGGTGGTATggcaaagaagattggaTGGATGTCAAGGGGGGACAGCTCTGTTCcaatatcatcaacaactaCTACCATGATCCTCACCGCAGTGAGATTATAGAAGTCGACGATAGCGGACACCATATCTATCTTGATAACATCGACAAATTTAACGAATTACTAACCAACGAAATGAAGCAAATGAACGAGGAACTTAAAAGCGAAAGCACATGA
- a CDS encoding predicted protein — MFSKMKSRKAPLSLSSVSNVIKTSGTKDLSPSHFNAKDIEMNFVTQLGLPKDSIVAVAYDPVQSLLAVSTTYNEVRVYGQNSVEVVFEFNATHPITKLKFVKGVYLVAITESSGGITVLSLHSKSILVATSAPGAITAVEADPSLDFIILGLTNGSLMFFDVDRLNMSPLRVDNLQKKVLPKQKMSPVLHLEWHPRDIGTVLVTYSHCAILYSIASGELKSKFVYVVEKGAKSFELSSFVANGGKKKMFGSSKDVIPELTESHFHPNGLHVLTLHRDNTIAFWDAASGALIQTRNIFEVGLHKPGPSLEIPEVFHPIQSVRWICGEDPELTQLVICGAGAEGNLLHVLDFGYTLKYSMTSNEKQAEFYASPQSGQRILPVLFNLRKQDEQEYITSILPISGDNEPYFNGNHNPSYLLLVSNLNALYIIQFSTVGGAQGSTDLGGLLLPPSIAFIHPPVTSSSVQFVKRKDWFSMMSTRVSGGAAAKSNLLLKGGAPVENSSIPKSFGYNDTYRNILVTGHESGLVRLLDITKTEFSEAESIVQISLKETLYNSGNPNSVKIVDVSCAFGSKEMLVALGSGDVVICKFGRSNGSQGNHSTKDYARCPVQHENGNGKILDIRERISGSVTQTSTFLPVSLLQLDKKEKVSCIKMSDIGFAAVAYTSGRLVVCDITRGPAIILNLESISEHLVTVTGECYATVVEFSIMEYGQDGYSSVLLHVGTNCGGNLLNFKIVPMGNGGFEVVFTDRTIGLNYKSGAADPSLLKLDQIIPINAVDGSSAVAEMEIFNKLGQGVVIPGYVVTTSERDLRVLKIPKTKLSHKVVEDSCLRSGVLNFHNNGVMVASLVKTGYVKLFSLPSLADIADIKVPKEIYVKIKRSLESGIASQSEILSTGDFFVRSSKSEFLHMSAFDKGSRLHRSHNKENVTDLLFNENAIIPPRPTAGTLSWATGQTGYMSVEDLALLVAGPNRKPAKHPESQLAHNISPEANLSQGYGGYGAASQQSSRGYKEPVRRSTTASSGGVAGQGWVRSLQAGLESVEETIGGYANSASEAMTESVEGQKRAMYSAAFKDKFGF, encoded by the coding sequence ATGTTctcgaaaatgaaatctaGGAAAGCTCCGCTTTCGCTAAGTTCGGTATCCAACGTCATCAAGACTTCAGGAACAAAAGACCTTTCCCCATCACACTTTAATGCTAAGGATATAGAGATGAATTTTGTGACCCAATTGGGATTGCCCAAGGATTCCATTGTGGCTGTAGCTTACGATCCTGTTCAATCGTTATTGGCTGTTTCTACTACATACAACGAGGTTCGTGTATATGGTCAGAATTCAGTCGAAGTTGTCTTCGAATTCAATGCTACTCATCCCATTACAAAATTAAAATTCGTTAAAGGTGTATATTTAGTTGCTATCACCGAGTCTTCTGGAGGAATCACTGTTCTATCATTACATTCCAAATCCATCTTGGTAGCTACTCTGGCCCCTGGAGCTATCACAGCCGTAGAAGCAGATCCTTCCTTGGATTTTATTATCTTGGGACTTACCAATGGCTCACTCATGTTCTTTGATGTAGATAGGTTAAACATGAGCCCTCTACGTGTAGATAATCTTCAGAAAAAAGTGTTACCCAAGCAGAAGATGTCGCCAGTTTTACATCTCGAATGGCACCCCAGAGACATTGGTACTGTTCTAGTCACCTATTCTCATTGTGCTATTCTCTATTCTATTGCCTCTGGAGAACTCAAGAGCAAATTTGTCTATGTGGTCGAAAAAGGAGCAAAATCATTTGAACTTTCTTCGTTTGTAGCCAATGGAggcaagaaaaagatgttTGGTTCCTCAAAGGATGTGATTCCAGAATTGACGGAGTCTCATTTTCACCCAAATGGATTACATGTTTTGACGTTGCACAGAGATAACACTATTGCCTTCTGGGATGCAGCTAGTGGAGCACTTATTCAAACCCgaaatatttttgaagttggtctCCACAAGCCTGGGCCTTCTTTGGAGATACCAGAAGTGTTTCACCCTATTCAGTCGGTCAGATGGATCTGTGGTGAGGATCCGGAATTGACTCAGCTTGTAATATGTGGAGCTGGTGCTGAAGGAAATTTGCTACACGTACTTGATTTTGGCTATACTTTGAAGTATTCCATGACGTCGAATGAAAAACAGGCGGAATTCTATGCTCTGCCCCAAAGTGGCCAAAGAATCCTTCCAgtgttgttcaacttgagaaaACAAGATGAACAAGAGTATATCACCAGTATTTTGCCAATTTCAGGTGACAACGAGCCATATTTCAACGGCAATCATAATCCTTCGTATTTGCTTTTAGTCAGCAATCTCAATGCTTTGTATATAATCCAATTCTCTACCGTTGGTGGAGCTCAGGGCAGCACTGATTTGGGTGGATTACTTCTTCCACCATCCATAGCATTTATACATCCACCAGTGACTAGCTCATCAGTCCAGTTTGTCAAAAGAAAGGACTGGTTCAGTATGATGTCCACTAGAGTTTCGGGCGGCGCTGCAGCTAAGTCCAACTTGTTATTGAAAGGAGGTGCTCCTGTCGAGAACTCGTCTATTCCTAAGTCCTTTGGCTATAATGATACTTACCGTAATATCTTAGTCACTGGTCATGAAAGCGGCTTGGTGCGTCTTTTGGATATCACCAAGACAGAATTCCTGGAAGCGGAGAGCATCGTACAAATCAGTCTTAAAGAAACTCTCTATAACAGTGGAAACCCCAACTCTGTTAAAATCGTGGATGTTTCTTGTGCCTTTGGCAGTAAAGAGATGTTGGTGGCATTGGGCAGTGGCGATGTGGTAATTTGTAAATTCGGTAGATCCAACGGCAGCCAAGGAAATCATAGCACTAAGGATTATGCTAGATGTCCCGTGCAAcatgaaaatggaaatggaaagatATTAGACATAAGAGAAAGGATCCTGGGCTCCGTAACTCAGACATCTACATTTTTGCCTGTCTCATTGCTTCAATTGgacaaaaaagaaaaagtttCTTGCATCAAGATGAGTGACATTGGGTTTGCAGCTGTAGCATATACCAGTGGCCGTTTGGTCGTATGCGACATCACCAGAGGACCAGCCATAATTTTGAACCTTGAGTCTATTTCGGAGCATCTTGTTACCGTGACTGGTGAATGTTATGCCACTGTTGTAGAGTTTTCTATTATGGAATATGGGCAAGATGGATATTCTTcggttcttcttcatgtGGGCACCAACTGTGGAGGTAACTTGCTTAACTTCAAGATCGTACCAATGGGTAATGGAGGGTTCGAAGTTGTTTTCACTGACAGAACAATTGGGTTGAACTACAAGTCTGGGGCTGCTGATCCTCTGCTATTGAAATTGGATCAGATCATCCCGATCAATGCTGTTGATGGAAGTTCTGCAGTTGCTGAAATGGAGATATTCAACAAGCTAGGGCAAGGTGTAGTTATTCCCGGATATGTTGTTACTACGTCTGAACGAGACCTTAGAGTTCTTAAAATTCCCAAGACTAAATTGTCCCACAAGGTTGTGGAGGATAGCTGTTTGAGAAGCGGAGTTTTGAATTTCCATAACAATGGTGTTATGGTTGCATCTTTAGTAAAAACTGGCTACGTCAAGTTATTTTCGCTACCATCATTGGCAGACATTGCTGATATAAAGGTACCCAAGGAAATTTATGTGAAGATCAAGAGATCGCTTGAATCTGGAATTGCCTCTCAATCCGAAATCTTGAGCACAGGAGATTTCTTTGTTCGCTCCAGCAAAAGTGAATTTCTACATATGTCTGCTTTTGATAAAGGAAGCAGACTTCATCGGTCTCAtaataaagaaaatgtGACTGATTTACTTTTCAATGAGAATGCTATCATTCCTCCCCGTCCTACAGCTGGTACTCTACTGTGGGCAACAGGACAAACAGGCTACATGTCTGTAGAGGACTTGGCTCTATTAGTTGCGGGACCTAATAGAAAGCCCGCTAAGCATCCCGAAAGTCAGTTGGCCCACAATATCAGTCCCGAAGCAAACTTGAGTCAAGGATATGGAGGCTATGGAGCTGCATCTCAACAATCTAGCCGTGGCTACAAGGAACCGGTCAGAAGATCTACAACTGCCAGCTCTGGTGGTGTGGCAGGTCAAGGCTGGGTGCGCAGTCTCCAGGCTGGACTTGAGTCTGTGGAAGAAACTATTGGAGGATATGCCAATTCTGCTAGTGAAGCTATGACAGAAAGTGTTGAAGGACAAAAGAGGGCCATGTACTCTGCAGCCTTCAAGGACAAGTTTGGATTTTAG
- a CDS encoding predicted protein (go_function catalytic activity; ubiquitin activating enzyme activity~go_process protein modification; ubiquitin cycle) yields the protein MSVATHSARDISSIESILRNIGPYNEVPDEYNADEAAEALRTTTVLVIGAGGLGCEILKNLALTGFKKIHVIDMDTIDVSNLNRQFLFRPKDVGHSKAEVAARFIQERIGDEELKITPYFGKIQDKPLEYYRQFGVIVCGLDSIEARRWINATVVSLVDSELNNLIPMVDGGTEGFRGQSRVILPTLTSCYECTLDLLSPKTTYPVCTIANTPRLPEHCIEFASVIEWPKHFPGRKFDADDPESVQWMYETALARAKLFNIQGVTKQLTLGVVKNIIPAIASTNAIIAASCCNEAFKIVTNTNPILNNYMMYAGDESIFTYTYAHSRRPNCPVCGNMSKKVIAKNWWTLDRFIEEISGKQEIQMSSPSLTTAEKSLYLRNPPNLEQATRPNLAKKFNTLVRAGDEVVITDPNLPISLRLTVEFTGPEVEPDDVNSSLM from the coding sequence ATGTCGGTAGCTACTCATAGTGCCAGGGACATTTCTTCGATTGAGCTGATATTGCGAAATATCGGTCCTTATAACGAGGTTCCAGATGAATACAATGCTGATGAGGCTGCCGAGGCTCTCAGAACGACCACTGTATTGGTTATAGGTGCCGGAGGTTTGGGCTGCGAAATCCTCAAGAATTTGGCCCTTACTGGCTTCAAAAAGATCCATGTGATAGACATGGACACAATCGACGtgtccaacttgaacagaCAGTTTCTCTTTCGTCCCAAAGACGTGGGTCACTCAAAGGCCGAGGTGGCTGCACGGTTTATACAAGAACGAATCGGTgacgaagagttgaagatcaCGCCATACTTTGGAAAGATCCAGGATAAACCTTTGGAATACTATCGCCAGTTTGGAGTTATTGTCTGTGGATTGGATAGTATAGAAGCCCGAAGATGGATAAATGCCACTGTAGTCAGCCTTGTAGATTCcgagttgaacaacttgatacCCATGGTTGACGGTGGAACCGAGGGATTTCGTGGGCAGTCCCGTGTGATTCTCCCGACATTGACATCTTGCTACGAATGTACTCTCGATTTGCTATCGCCGAAAACGACGTATCCCGTTTGTACCATTGCGAATACGCCTAGATTGCCTGAACATTGTATAGAATTTGCTTCAGTAATCGAGTGGCCAAAACACTTTCCTGGTCGCAAGTTCGATGCTGACGACCCAGAACTGGTTCAATGGATGTATGAGACAGCTTTGGCTAGAGCTAAGCTATTCAACATCCAAGGCGTTACCAAACAATTGACCTTAGGGGTTGTTAAGAATATAATACCTGCAATAGCCTCTACTAACGCTATCATAGCTGCATCGTGTTGCAACGAAGCCTTCAAAATCGTCACCAACACCAATCCCATCCTAAACAACTATATGATGTATGCTGGAGACGAATCCATATTCACATACACATATGCCCATAGCCGCAGGCCTAACTGTCCCGTGTGTGGCAACATGTCCAAGAAAGTTATAGCGAAAAACTGGTGGACACTAGATAGATTCATCGAAGAAATCTCTGGCAAACAAGAGATCCAAATGCTGCTGCCTTCATTAACAACAGCTGAGAAATCTCTCTACTTGCGCAACCCTCCTAATTTGGAACAAGCCACAAGACCAAACTTGGCCAAAAAGTTCAACACCTTGGTAAGAGCTGGAGACGAAGTAGTGATCACAGATCCCAACCTTCCTATCTCATTAAGGTTAACTGTGGAGTTTACTGGTCCTGAAGTAGAACCCGACGATGTCAACTCCAGTCTAATGTAA
- the DIA4 gene encoding seryl-tRNA synthase-like protein (similar to bacterial seryl-tRNA synthase~go_function tRNA ligase activity; ATP binding; serine-tRNA ligase activity~go_process tRNA aminoacylation for protein translation; seryl-tRNA aminoacylation~go_function tRNA ligase activity; ATP binding; serine-tRNA ligase activity~go_process tRNA aminoacylation for protein translation; seryl-tRNA aminoacylation): protein MFLQVIRSRNRTAGIYRNASRHVGTKNTEILLRPQLDINGVITNKEEYESSIRRRMLSEEYLTGLNYIVENRPKQLELSQKISLLRGERNVLGEQMKKGKSSSIKDRLTSIKEELKPLEVEAKTLTEEIYRRAEMLPNLLDSTVPKDTLVNDIVEFIHCDSEEDAMRKLPKTEFDHKLIGEKLNIMDFETASRVSGSSWYYLIGDGALLEQALVQYGLSKARRRGYKMVIPPSIVRSEIVHACGFKPQDQNNEKQIYELIDENRSLTGTAEIPLGALHSSTVFDTSTNFPIKYAGVSRSYRAEAGASGKDTKGLYRVHEFTKVELFHFTTPENSSQELEELRQLQTEIITELGLSAKVLNMATSDLGSPAIKKYDIEAWMPGRGNWGELTSSSNCGDYQSRRLGIRQNRKDQKVAHVHTLNGTCMAVPRVIVAIIEQNYDPETESIKIPHVLRPYMDDKSVITKN from the coding sequence ATGTTCCTACAAGTCATACgaagtagaaatagaaCGGCTGGCATATATAGGAATGCTAGTCGACATGTGGGGACCAAAAATACGGAGATTTTGCTAAGACCTCAGTTGGATATCAATGGAGTCATAACgaacaaagaagaatatgaacTGTCTAtccgaagaagaatgctttcagaagaatattTGACCGGCCTCAATTACATCGTTGAGAACCGACCAAAGCAGCTTGAGTTATCACAGAAGATCAGCCTTTTGCGTGGAGAAAGGAACGTATTGGGAGAGCAAAtgaagaaaggaaaatcttcttcgattAAAGATAGGCTCACTTCCATCaaggaagagttgaagCCTCTCGAAGTTGAAGCCAAAACGTTGACTGAAGAAATATACAGAAGGGCAGAGATGCTTCCAAACCTTCTAGATTCGACCGTGCCAAAAGACACCCTAGTAAACGACATTGTCGAGTTTATCCATTGTGACTCCGAAGAAGATGCTATGCGAAAGCTTCCCAAAACCGAATTTGACCACAAATTGATtggtgaaaagttgaacatcaTGGATTTTGAAACTGCTCTGAGAGTTTCGGGCTCATCGTGGTATTATTTGATCGGAGATGGTGCTCTATTGGAACAGGCTTTGGTGCAATATGGCTTGTCCAAGGCTCGTCGAAGAGGCTACAAGATGGTAATACCGCCTTCCATAGTAAGATCTGAGATCGTACATGCCTGCGGATTCAAACCTCAAGATCAGAATAATGAGAAGCAGATCTATGAATTGATAGACGAAAATAGATCGTTGACAGGAACTGCTGAGATTCCATTGGGTGCCTTACATTCATCAACTGTATTCGATACAAGTACTAATTTCCCTATCAAATATGCTGGTGTCTCAAGATCATATAGGGCAGAGGCTGGTGCAAGTGGAAAAGACACCAAGGGGCTCTACAGAGTTCACGAGTTCACAAAAGTTGAGCTTTTCCACTTTACAACTCCAGAAAACTCTTCAcaggaattggaagaattgagaCAATTACAAACTGAAATCATCACCGAGTTGGGACTCAGTGCCAAAGTTTTGAATATGGCAACTTCTGATCTTGGATCTCCTGCCATAAAGAAATACGACATTGAAGCGTGGATGCCAGGAAGAGGCAACTGGGGTGAATTGACAAGTTCTTCCAATTGTGGAGATTATCAGTCTAGAAGATTGGGAATTCGTCAGAATAGAAAAGATCAGAAGGTAGCCCACGTTCATACTCTAAATGGTACATGTATGGCAGTGCCTAGAGTCATAGTCGCAATCATTGAACAGAATTACGATCCTGAAACCGAGTCCATCAAGATACCACACGTCTTACGACCATACATGGATGATAAGCTGGTTATAACCAAGAATTAA